Genomic DNA from Streptosporangiales bacterium:
CGGCACCTGCCGGAGAACGTCGACGTCGCCGTGTTCCACCCGTACGTCTACGGTGTGCTCGACGAGCTGATCTCGACGTACCACCTGCGCGACGACGAGCCGTTCGACGAACAGCGGCTGCACAGGGAGCTGCTGCGCGGCGGCGCGCCGCCGCTGGAGGAATGGCTGCCGCCTGAGCCCGACCGGTGGCGGATGCGCGCGACGATCATGCGCCACAGGGAGCTGTACGCGCACGACTGGTGCGATCCGGTGAAGTGGGACCGGTGGCTCTACGACCACTACGGCGAGCACCGGATCGCGATGGAGCAGAAGCTGACCATGTGGCTGGACGTGGCCCGCGACTGGGCGCAGCCGCGTGGGATACCGCTGGTGTTCGGCGAGGGCTGGGTGGGCTACACGCCGCTGCTCGGCACGTTCGAGGAGGGCCCCGTCGGCGCCGCGTTCTGCGAACGCGCAGTCGCCGAGTCCGCCCGCGTAGGCGCGTGGGGCACCCTGGTGTGCTCCAACGCCGCCCCGCAACACCCGATGTGGGCCGACATCGACCTCCAGCAGCGGCTGAACGCAGCGTTCGTTGCCTAGCCGTGGGCGAGCCTGGTGCCCGCCTCGAGCCGGATGGTCTCGCCGTTGATCATCGGGTTCTCCGCGATGCTCCTCACCAGCTTCGCGAAGTCCGTGGGCAGGCCGAGGCGCTTCGGGAAGACGTGGATGTCGGAGAGCCGCTCACGCAGCTGGTCGCTCGCCGCGGCCAGCATCCCCGTGTCGAAGAGGCCGACCAGGTTCACGTCGATGACCTTGCGGTAGAGGTCGAGCGGGAACATGTCGCCGAGGTGCACGTGGTCTGGTCCGCGGCGGCGGTGTGGTCGACGCGCGATATTACCGCGTTCGGTCGCGCCCGGCTGGCCGACGTGGGGATCGCCGTGCCGGACGCGGACGGTGCGTTCGACTGCCCGCGCTGCCACAGCGAGCGGGTGGTCATCGACAGCGAGTTCGGCGCTGCCCTGTGCCGTCGGCTCGCGCACTGCGAGCAATGCGGCGAACAGCTGGAGGTCATGCGTACCCGGCCGCGGTCCGGTCAGGTCGTGGGCGCGGGGGACTCCACCTCGTAGAGCTGGGCGCTTTCGACGAGTGCGTCGACCATGTCGGTGGCGTCGACGCGGCGTTCGATCTCGCGTAGGTCCGCCGGCTTGGAGCTGGTGGCTACGTACGGCGGGGTGAGCAGCGAGCAGCAGTCCTCGTCCGGCAGCTCGGAGATCGCCAGGGTGCCGAGCTTGCGCGCCTCCCGGATGATCTCGACCTTGTCGTAGCCGACGAGCGGCCGCAGCACGGGCATCTGCACGGCGTCGTGCAGCGTCGTCATGTTCGACAGCGTCTGGCTGCTGACCTGGCCGAGGCAGTCGCCGGTGACCAGTGCCTGCAGGCGCTCGCGGTGCGCGAGCTGCTCGGCGGTCTTCAGCATGATCCGGCGCTGCGCGATGATCTGCAGCCGGCCGGTGCCCGCGGACGCGAGCTGCTGCTGCGCCTTGCCGAACGGGATCACCCACAGCCGCAGCCCGGCGGCGTACTTGCCGAGCAGCCGCTGCACCGCGTACGCCTTGTAGATCGACTCCGGCCCGGTCTGCGGCATGCCGGAGAAGTGCAGCAGGTCGCACCACAGGCCGCGCTGCATCATCCGGTACGTGGCGACGGGGGAGTCGATGCCGCCGGACAACAGCGCGAGCGCCCGCCCGCTCACCCCGACCGGCAGTCCGCCGGGGCCTGGCAGTGCCTCGGTGAAGACGAGGATCTCGTCGTGGTCCACCTCGACGCGTACCTCGATGTCCGGGTGCGACAGGTTCACCGGCATGTCGTGCGCGCGCTGCACCTCGGTGCCGATGTACGCGGCCAGCTCGCCGGACGTCATGGGGAACCGCTTGTCCCTGCGGCGGGCGCGCACGGTGAACGCGCCCTTCGTGCGGCCGGCGAGCAGCTGGACGGCCGCGTCCGCGGCGGCCTCGGCCGTCTTCGCGACGCGTACCGCCGGGTGCACCCAGACCAGGCCGATGACGTGCTTGGCGCGCTGCGCGACCGCGAGCGGGTCGACGCCCTCGCCGGGCTCGAGGAGCACGACGCCGTAGCGCTGCCTGATGGTGACCGGTCCGACCTCGTCGAGCGCGACCCGCAGGTTGTTGCGCAGCTTGCGCTCGAACATCTTGCGGTTGCGGCCCTTGAGGACGATCTCGCCGACCTTCAGCAGCACGCACGGTCTACCGATGTCCGGCAGTGCGGCCGTGGTGGGCGGGTCGGTGGCCGGCAACGTCGCCATGACGCGCAGTCCTCCAGAACGAGAGTCGGGTGGGTCTCGGCGAGGTGCCGAGTCGGACAAAAAGTCTAACCGAAGACGCCGGCGGCGTCCGCGGTGTGCGTCCTGACGGGGGCCGTCCCCGGTCGGGTAGCCGTCGCCACCAGCTACGATGGGTAGCCGAAGGGGAGTAGTTCCCGTCGCCGGGCCGTAGCGGCTGGTGACGGAGGTGCGTCGACACACTGGCCGGCAGGCCCGGTGCACCACCCGCACGCAGGGCGAGCGAGACCTTCGGTCAGGCAGTCACGACCTACCGTCGCACGAGTCGGCACTGACCGGGGACGCGGCCGTTCTCCTCGGTCAGGGCAATGAGGAGGACGATGCCCGCGGCCAAGTCGATCGGCGACCACCCGGCGAGCCCGCGCCCGCAACCCGGCCCCGCCGAGATCAAGCGCTGGCGGCAGTACCTCGCCGATGAGCGGGCCGAGGCCGCCGTCTACCGGGATCTCGCCCGCCGGCGGACGGGTGAGGAGCGGGCGATCCTGCTTGCGCTCGCGGCGGCCGAGAAGCGCCACGAGCAGCACTGGCTGGAGCTGCTCGGCGACGAGGTCGGGATGCCGCGCAAGGGCGGGA
This window encodes:
- the thiI gene encoding tRNA 4-thiouridine(8) synthase ThiI; the protein is MATLPATDPPTTAALPDIGRPCVLLKVGEIVLKGRNRKMFERKLRNNLRVALDEVGPVTIRQRYGVVLLEPGEGVDPLAVAQRAKHVIGLVWVHPAVRVAKTAEAAADAAVQLLAGRTKGAFTVRARRRDKRFPMTSGELAAYIGTEVQRAHDMPVNLSHPDIEVRVEVDHDEILVFTEALPGPGGLPVGVSGRALALLSGGIDSPVATYRMMQRGLWCDLLHFSGMPQTGPESIYKAYAVQRLLGKYAAGLRLWVIPFGKAQQQLASAGTGRLQIIAQRRIMLKTAEQLAHRERLQALVTGDCLGQVSSQTLSNMTTLHDAVQMPVLRPLVGYDKVEIIREARKLGTLAISELPDEDCCSLLTPPYVATSSKPADLREIERRVDATDMVDALVESAQLYEVESPAPTT